A genomic window from Salvia miltiorrhiza cultivar Shanhuang (shh) chromosome 5, IMPLAD_Smil_shh, whole genome shotgun sequence includes:
- the LOC131026315 gene encoding uncharacterized protein LOC131026315: protein MIGAVKITGCRIVLAVIEVLFLDLEEERRAALRVCDGVGAGAGGEEVIDMLDRGEFGSRSGAIFGTGFDFFLEITGYRIVLEAIEVLVLDLEDKRRAARRVCDGVRADAGGDGLEELRREEDEGEGLKRNRGEEEFYRGEEELIKEKHRGGGRGHGTAANRRLLAVATVILQTEKEIWARFGREQQQRDFEKQRQHLRPLFKH, encoded by the coding sequence ATGATAGGGGCGGTGAAGATTACAGGCTGCAGAATTGTTCTTGCAGTGATTGAGGTTTTGTTTCTTGATTTGGAGGAGGAGAGAAGAGCGGCGCTGCGAGTCTGTGACGGCGTAGGGGCCGGCGCAGGTGGCGAAGAAGTAATTGACATGTTGGATCGGGGAGAATTTGGGTCTAGATCTGGGGCCATCTTTGGAACTGGGTTTGATTTTTTCTTGGAGATTACGGGCTACAGAATTGTTCTGGAAGCGATTGAGGTTTTGGTTCTTGATTTAGAGGACAAGAGACGAGCGGCGCGACGAGTTTGTGACGGCGTAAGGGCCGACGCAGGTGGCGACGGTTTGGAGGAGCTCCGGCGGGAGGAGGATGAAGGGGAGGGTTTGAAGAGGAacagaggagaagaagaattttatagaggagaagaagaattaattaaagagaAACACAGGGGCGGAGGGAGAGGGCATGGAACGGCGGCCAATCGCCGGCTCTTGGCAGTGGCGACGGTTATTCTACAGACAGAGAAGGAGATTTGGGCGAGATTTGGAAGAGAGCAACAACAGCGAGATTTTGAGAAGCAACGTCAGCATTTAAGGCCACTTTTTAAACATTAA